The DNA region TCCGATGCGGTCGGTCAGATCAGCCGCAGCTCCGCGTCGATCGCCCCCGCCGTGCGCAGCAGCGGCGGAAGGTACGCCTCCAGGAGCCTTTCCACCGTGTCTCGGGTGGCGCTCGTGGAGACGTTCAGTGCCGCGATCACGCTGCCGTCCCGGCCGTGCAGCGGTGCCGCGATCGACCGCAGGCCCGGCTCCAGCTCACCGTCGATCACCGCCCAGCCCTGCGCCCGGACACGGTCCAGCTCGCCACGAAGCGCCCCCGGATCGGTGATGGTGCGGTCGGTGAGGGAGGCCAGATCGGATGCCGCGACCGCAGCGGCGGCGGCGGCATCCGGCAGTCCCGCCAGGAGAACCCGGCCCATGCTGGTCGCGTACGCCGGAAAGCGCGTGCCGATCGTGATCCGCACGCTCATGATCCGCCGCGTGGGCACGCGCGCGATGTAGACGATGTCGGCGCCGTCCAGCACCGCGGCCGAGACGCTCTCACCCACCTCTCGGGACAGCGCCTCCAGATGCGGTTGCACGATCTCCGGCAGCGAGAGCGAGGAGAGGTAGCTGAATCCGA from Microbacterium sp. zg-B185 includes:
- a CDS encoding IclR family transcriptional regulator C-terminal domain-containing protein is translated as MSTPDSGDFVQSLARGLSVIRAFDADHAELTLSEVARRAGITRAAARRFLLTLETLGYVRGLPGAGNGGITGGNRAFSLTPRVLELGFSYLSSLSLPEIVQPHLEALSREVGESVSAAVLDGADIVYIARVPTRRIMSVRITIGTRFPAYATSMGRVLLAGLPDAAAAAAVAASDLASLTDRTITDPGALRGELDRVRAQGWAVIDGELEPGLRSIAAPLHGRDGSVIAALNVSTSATRDTVERLLEAYLPPLLRTAGAIDAELRLI